A region from the Aegilops tauschii subsp. strangulata cultivar AL8/78 chromosome 5, Aet v6.0, whole genome shotgun sequence genome encodes:
- the LOC109765718 gene encoding glutamine--fructose-6-phosphate aminotransferase [isomerizing] 1: MCGIFAYLNYNVSRERRYVLEVLLNGLRRLEYRGYDSSGIAVDADLPAPPAPGSAPPPYAGAPPLVYRQEGKIENLVRSVYAEVDEKDVNLDAAFNVHAGIAHTRWATHGVPAPRNSHPQSSGAGDEFLVVHNGIITNYEVLKETLTRHGFTFESDTDTEVIPKLAKFVFDKAHDGEGDVTFSQVVNEVMRQLEGAYALIFKSPHYPNELIACKRGSTLILGVNELSGQKSGKSFNDVKALTANGKPKELFFSSDLCAIVEHTKNYLAIEDNEIVHIKDGSVSILKFDHDKEKPASVQRALSVLEMEVEQIKKGNYDHFMQKEIHEQPHSLTTTMRGRLKDGAVLLGGLKEHLKTIRRSRRVVFIGCGTSYNAALAARTFVEELTGIPVTMEVASDLLDRQGPIYREDTAVFVSQSGETADTLLALDYALENGALCVGITNTVGSTLSRRTHCGIHINAGCEIGVASTKAYTSQIVVMAMMALAIGSDQISTQARREAIISGLFSLPSNASQVLKLDSEMKELASSLIDSESLLVFGRGYNYATALEGALKVKEVALMHSEGMFAGEMKHGPLALVDENLPIIVIATRDACFSKQQSVIQQLLSRKGRLIIMCSKGDASAVNPGGSCRVIEVPKVADCLQPVINIIPLQLLAYHLTVLRGFDVDQPRNLAKSVTTQ; encoded by the exons ATGTGCGGGATCTTCGCCTACCTCAACTACAATGTCTCGCGGGAGCGCCGCTACGTCCTCGAGGTGCTCCTCAACGGCCTCCGCCGGCTCGAGTACCGCGGCTACGACTCCTCCGGGATAGCGGTCGACGCGGACCTCCCGGCGCCGCCTGCGCCCGGCTCCGCGCCGCCTCCCTACGCCGGGGCGCCCCCGCTCGTGTACCGGCAGGAGGGCAAGATCGAGAACCTCGTGCGATCCGTCTACGCCG AGGTTGATGAGAAGGATGTGAACTTGGATGCCGCATTCAATGTGCATGCTGGAATTGCTCACACCAGGTGGGCCACCCACGGCGTACCAGCCCCGAGGAACAGCCACCCGCAATCTTCCGGCGCCGGTGATGAGTTCTTGGTCGTGCACAATGGCATCATCACAAACTATGAG GTTCTGAAAGAGACACTTACTCGGCATGGTTTCACCTTTGAGTCTGATACCGACACAGAAGTCATCCCTAAGCTAGCAAAGTTTGTTTTTGATAAGGCTCATGATGGAGAAG GTGATGTGACATTTAGCCAAGTTGTTAACGAAGTCATGAGGCAGCTTGAAGGCGCCTACGCCCTTATTTTTAAAAGTCCACACTACCCCAACGAGCTGATTGCATGCAAACGAGGCAGCACACTGATACTTGGTGTCAAC GAATTGAGTGGTCAAAAGAGCGGGAAATCATTCAATGATGTCAAAGCCCTGACAGCAAACGGAAAGCCAAAAGAGCTATTCTTCTCCAGTGATTTATGTGCTATAGTGGAGCATACGAAGAACTATTTAGCTATTGAAGATAATGAAATCGTTCATATCAAG gatggcagtgTGTCTATCCTTAAGTTTGACCATGACAAAGAGAAGCCAGCATCTGTGCAACGAGCATTATCTGTTCTTGAGATGGAAGTTGAGCAAATAAAGAAAGGAAACTATGACCACTTCATGCAAAAAGAAATCCATGAACAACCACATTCACTGACGACAACGATGAGGGGTAGACTAAAGGATGGTGCAGTTCTTTTGGGGGGACTGAAGGAACACCTCAAAACAATTAGACGCAGTAGAAGAGTAGTCTTTATTGGCTGTGGTACTAGTTACAATGCTGCGTTAGCTGCGAGAACTTTTGTGGAAGAACTAACAG GTATTCCTGTGACAATGGAGGTTGCAAGTGACTTGCTGGACAGACAAGGTCCCATCTACAGAGAGGACACTGCTGTTTTTGTTAGCCAGTCAGGGGAGACAGCAGATACCCTTCTTGCTCTTGATTATGCACTGGAAAATGGAGCACTTTGTGTTGGCATAACAAATACTGTTGGAAGCACACTCTCAAGAAGAACACATTGTGGAATTCATATCAACGCTGGTTGTGAAATTGGTGTTGCTAGCACTAAG GCATACACAAGTCAAATTGTAGTCATGGCAATGATGGCCTTGGCTATTGGATCTGACCAAATATCCACTCAAGCTAGAAGGGAAGCTATCATCAGTGGTCTTTTCAGTCTTCCAA GCAATGCGAGTCAAGTTCTGAAACTTGACTCTGAAATGAAGGAACTTGCCTCTTCATTGATCGACTCGGAATCGCTCCTCGTGTTTGGAAGAGGTTATAACTATGCCACTGCCTTAGAGGGTGCTCTCAAAGTTAAGGAGGTTGCGCTGATGCATAGTGAAGGCATGTTTGCTGGTGAGATGAAGCACGGGCCACTAGCCCTAGTGGATGAAAACCTTCCCATCATCGTCATTGCAACACGCGACGCATGCTTCAG CAAGCAACAGTCCGTGATCCAGCAGCTCCTTTCTCGCAAGGGGCGTCTGATCATAATGTGCTCAAAGGGAGATGCCTCTGCTGTCAATCCTGGCGGATCTTGTAGAGTGATTGAAGTTCCAAAGGTCGCGGACTGTCTCCAGCCAGTGATTAACATAATACCGTTACAG TTGCTCGCATACCATCTCACCGTTCTTCGTGGATTCGACGTTGACCAACCAAGGAATCTGGCGAAGAGCGTGACCACCCAGTAA